DNA from Mucilaginibacter mallensis:
TCAATAGTGATGTTAGCTATTGACTGGTTGCTGAATAAGCATCCTGTAATATCTGTAAATTATTATCTGCTTACCTTTAAATACACTTTACTTATCGCTATTGTTCCCTACGTCGTTTCCTTGTTGATCCTGTTTGCCAGGCAGAAATCTCAATTGGCCCGAAATCTTTCTAAAATGAATATGACAAAGCCGCTTTCAGCGTATTTATCAATTGAAGATGAAAATGGGAAGGTCATACTGAGCCTCCAGCTTAAGAATATCCTTTTCTTCAAATCGGAAGATAATTATGTAGATGTGCATTACTTACTTGGAGGCAAAGTAAAAAAAGAACTCATACGCACTACGTTAAAAAGAATTGAATCGAAATGTAGTTGTTCATGTTTGATCAGGGTGCATCGGTCATACACCATAAACATAGAAAATGTTTCCTCATCCCGCAAAACAACTAAGGGTTATATACTTCAATTCGACCTTTTACCGGACTTGCAGATTCCCGTATCAGCTTCACATCAAAATCAATTTGAGCAGTACCTGGTAAATACGGATATTATTTCCCCCTTCACCCCATTATAGCGGGATTTCATCCCAAAACCGGCCCGAACATATTGTATTGAAGTTCATGTGATTTATCATTGCATTCTAACCAAATGTATACCTAAATTATTTGAGCATGAAAAAAATAGTATTGGGCTGGCTTTTTTGTTGTCTTTTCCTCATTGGCAATTTACAGGCACAAGTTATGAATGGAACCATTAAAAATAATGCTACTCAAGAACCGGTATCTGCTGTATCCATCCAGATAAAAAACTCTACTGAAGGGACTTTTTCGGATGACCGCGGCAGATTTCAACTAACCACAAACAAGAAATTGCCCATAACGCTGGTTGTTTCTTCTATTGGTTTTGAAGCTAAAGAAGTACTGGTACAAAGTTTTTCTTCTCCAATAGCTATCACCATCGATCCTGCCACTATGCTGGGGCAAGAGGTAGTGGTATCTGCAAGCCGTAGAGTACAAAAGAAATTATCATCTCCTGTTACCATTGAACAACTCAGCAGTGCCGAGATCAAAAATTCACCCCAGTTAAACTATATGGATATGATTCAGGGGTTAAAAGGAGTAGACGTAACCGTATCAAGTATTGGGTTTACAAGCATAACTACCCGGGGATTTAATACCAGCGGGAATACGAATTTTACTCAAATAACAGATGGGATGGATAATCAGGCCCCCGGGCTCAACTTTCCCCTTGGATCAGCTATTAGTTTAACGCAGTTGGATGTAGATAATATAGAAGTTCTTGCCGGCGCATCATCTGCATTATATGGCTCAAGGGGGCTAAGCGGCACTATGGTTACAACAGGGAAAGATCCTTTCAAATATCAGGGCTTAAGTGTGCTGATAACGCAAGGTGTAAACCATGTCAGAAATTCCTCAAGTGATGACCCGGTAGGCCCATCGCCGTATTACGACTGGACTCTTCGATATGCCAAGAAAATAAATGAAAAGATGGCTTTCAAAATTAACGCCCAATATACGCGGGCAAATGATTGGGTGGCTACTGATTCTACCAATAAAAATGGCCCGGGGACAAAATATACCGATCCAAATTATAACGGAGCAAATTATTATGGTGGCGCAACATCTGTTGATATTACTCCTTTTCTGCAGGGGGCCTTAGCAGCTAATCCCGCATTGGCGCCTATAATAAACCCTTTGCTGGCAAAACCATACTATGTAGCACGAACCGGCTATCCCGAATATGGTTATCTGGATAATACCGCCAGTTTATTGAAAGTAAATGCTGAATTCAGGTATAAAATCACCCCGGAACTGGAGGCAATTGTATCAGGCACTTATGGTACAGGCAGCGTAGTTTATACCAATGATACCAGGTACCAGATCAAAGACTTTAAAGTTGGGCAATATCGGGCAGAACTAAAGAGTAAAAAATGGTTTATACGGGCGTATACCACCCAGGAGAACTCTGGCCAAACCCTTATTGCGGGGCCTACGGCTCAGTTAATTAATGAAGCCTGGAAACCAAGTTACGATGCCAATAACGGCACTGGCTGGTATCCGGATTACACTTCCGCCTTGCTTACAGCGCTGGCTGGCGGAGAAAATTTTAATGCTGCCAATCTTTCAGCAAGGGCAGCTGCAGATCAGGGTAGGCCAGCGTTAGGAAGTGCCTTGTTTAATCAATTAAAAAACACCATTAGCAATAAACCTATTTCTGAAGGGGGTACCTTGTTTTTAGATCGAAGCAAACTGTATAATGCGGAAGCTCAGTACAATTTTTCAGATATCGTTAAATTTATGGATGTAATAGCCGGTGTTAACTGGCGCTTATACAGCTTAAACAGTAAAAACACACTCTTTCCGGATACAAGCGGGCCCATTAATGTAAAAGAATACAGTGCTTATATTCAAATGTCGAAGAAAGTGGCACATGATAAATTAAGCCTCACTACATCATTCAGGGAAGATAAAAACACGCTGTTTGCTTCTCCTAAAATTACATCCAGGGCCTCTGCAGTTTATGAGGTATTCAGCGATAATTTTATCAGGTTTTCTTATCAGAATGCCTATAGTTTTCCCTCAAATATACAGGCTTTGCAAAATACACTTAATGGCTATAATAGTTATTCCTCAGGCGGTTCTTCTTACTTGCTAAATGGTATTTATCATTTTAATAAATATGCTCCCTATACCCTTGAAAGTGTACAGGCATATCAGCAATCTGGCAATGCATCAGTACTACAGAAGTTTGAATATACCGACATTAAACCACAATCAGTAAATGCCTTCGAGCTGGGATATGCTGCCCTTATAGCAAAAACATTTGAAGTGGATGTGCTGGGATACTATTCTACGTGGAAGAATTTTATAGGTTATGCAAATGTTGCCAATACACCAGGTACAAATGATGTTACAGCATTCAAGGATCAAAGTACCTATGTTCAGTATAATATTGCCTTTAACGGCTCACAAATGGTAAACACTTACGGTTATGCGGCTAGTGTAAACATTGATCTGTCTCATAATTTCCTTGCCAAGATTAATTACTATTCAGATTTTATAAATAACAAAAACAGCACCCAGATCAATAATTTCAATACGCCGCATTATCATGTCAATATGGAGTTTGGCAACAGTGGCTTCGGCAAAAAGCAAGTATGGTCGTTTAGCACTGATTTACGTTACAAACCCGGATATTTCTATGTAGTGTCTGGTGGTTTAGCTGCTGGCAACGTTCCGAGTTCTGCTGTAATTGACGCCCAGGTAAGTTATAAATTGATCAAAACTCATTCAGCCATAAGATTGGGCAGTACTAACCTTACCAATAAGTACTACTCAACAGGGATAGCCAATCCCAATATCGGAGCGGTGTATTACATTACTTACGCTTATAATATTCTATAAAAATTTAACCTAATAAACACTGATAATTTATGAAACATCTATTTTCACCTATTTTTCTTATAATGCTAATTGTAACTACTTTACAATTCTCTTGCAAAAATCAATCTGATAATAAAGACGAATATAAAACAACGCTGAGTTTTAAGCCCGGCGACGAGAGTAAAATTATTGAAGCATTTTTATCGATAAAAGATAGTACTCGTATTTTACTAAAACAGGGGGTCTATAAATTCGATAATTTAAGTATCGCTCAAGTGAACCATATTCAAATACAAGGCGATGGATATGATAAAACTATTCTTGATTTTAAACAGCAAAGCGAGGGGGGAGAAGGAATACGGGTAACCGATGTAAAGCATTTTGTAATTGATGGCATGACCATCCGGGATTCAAAAGGCGATCTGCTTAAGATTGCCAGGAGCCGGGATGTAACCATTTCCAACCTTCATGCCGTGTGGAGTAAAGCCGATTCTACCAGTGGCGGATATGCCATTTATCCCGTGATGTGCAAAAAAGTTTTAATAGAAAACTGCTATGCAGAGGGATCTTCAGATGCAGGTATTTATGTGGGGCAAACAGATAGCGCAATTGTGCGGACATGTAAGGCTACTAAAAATGTGGCTGGCTGCGAAATTGAAAACACATCGAACGCACAAGTTTATGGTAATGAGTTTCATGATAATACCGCAGGGTTTCTCGTTTTTGACTTGCCTGG
Protein-coding regions in this window:
- a CDS encoding LytR/AlgR family response regulator transcription factor; translated protein: MATIRFFTVNSILKNVLTHRFSLLTTRHDKILFVIITSGFSLLFMDVFIPFNINSWYDLSRVSLFNIISAFSFCGALTLLFTQFGLRKWLHMNRFSYMQYFFWAIGEVMLLSIVMLAIDWLLNKHPVISVNYYLLTFKYTLLIAIVPYVVSLLILFARQKSQLARNLSKMNMTKPLSAYLSIEDENGKVILSLQLKNILFFKSEDNYVDVHYLLGGKVKKELIRTTLKRIESKCSCSCLIRVHRSYTINIENVSSSRKTTKGYILQFDLLPDLQIPVSASHQNQFEQYLVNTDIISPFTPL
- a CDS encoding TonB-dependent receptor, with amino-acid sequence MKKIVLGWLFCCLFLIGNLQAQVMNGTIKNNATQEPVSAVSIQIKNSTEGTFSDDRGRFQLTTNKKLPITLVVSSIGFEAKEVLVQSFSSPIAITIDPATMLGQEVVVSASRRVQKKLSSPVTIEQLSSAEIKNSPQLNYMDMIQGLKGVDVTVSSIGFTSITTRGFNTSGNTNFTQITDGMDNQAPGLNFPLGSAISLTQLDVDNIEVLAGASSALYGSRGLSGTMVTTGKDPFKYQGLSVLITQGVNHVRNSSSDDPVGPSPYYDWTLRYAKKINEKMAFKINAQYTRANDWVATDSTNKNGPGTKYTDPNYNGANYYGGATSVDITPFLQGALAANPALAPIINPLLAKPYYVARTGYPEYGYLDNTASLLKVNAEFRYKITPELEAIVSGTYGTGSVVYTNDTRYQIKDFKVGQYRAELKSKKWFIRAYTTQENSGQTLIAGPTAQLINEAWKPSYDANNGTGWYPDYTSALLTALAGGENFNAANLSARAAADQGRPALGSALFNQLKNTISNKPISEGGTLFLDRSKLYNAEAQYNFSDIVKFMDVIAGVNWRLYSLNSKNTLFPDTSGPINVKEYSAYIQMSKKVAHDKLSLTTSFREDKNTLFASPKITSRASAVYEVFSDNFIRFSYQNAYSFPSNIQALQNTLNGYNSYSSGGSSYLLNGIYHFNKYAPYTLESVQAYQQSGNASVLQKFEYTDIKPQSVNAFELGYAALIAKTFEVDVLGYYSTWKNFIGYANVANTPGTNDVTAFKDQSTYVQYNIAFNGSQMVNTYGYAASVNIDLSHNFLAKINYYSDFINNKNSTQINNFNTPHYHVNMEFGNSGFGKKQVWSFSTDLRYKPGYFYVVSGGLAAGNVPSSAVIDAQVSYKLIKTHSAIRLGSTNLTNKYYSTGIANPNIGAVYYITYAYNIL
- a CDS encoding parallel beta-helix domain-containing protein, with product MKHLFSPIFLIMLIVTTLQFSCKNQSDNKDEYKTTLSFKPGDESKIIEAFLSIKDSTRILLKQGVYKFDNLSIAQVNHIQIQGDGYDKTILDFKQQSEGGEGIRVTDVKHFVIDGMTIRDSKGDLLKIARSRDVTISNLHAVWSKADSTSGGYAIYPVMCKKVLIENCYAEGSSDAGIYVGQTDSAIVRTCKATKNVAGCEIENTSNAQVYGNEFHDNTAGFLVFDLPGLSKRGGHVKAHNNNIHDNNCRNFAKSGSFGTSWGVGNASPGTGVIILAASNIEIYNNSIVNNNSSAITIASGFAVDTKAAEKINANYFPISKNISIHDNEIKMGPVFPEPAYEHHIGKLLIAVEKQLNVIDPSRKNKRIPFIMYDGISSNVLTKNTTANPDSICIKQTGDNVFVNADFFNIMNPKKWQPNTNMAAYTCK